From Pyrenophora tritici-repentis strain M4 chromosome 1, whole genome shotgun sequence, the proteins below share one genomic window:
- a CDS encoding CypX, Cytochrome P450, producing MLVFSTPSSMKDIYRDQQLNLKSGLYGTGALGPPSLVTTLEGDQHRGLRKALANAPWTIGPLKNAWESRFDDQVSLFIKKMNEHAEANRTICISDKVAHFAADILGMISFSHPFGSVENQRDEKELLANFRKGLTFFGFAGRSRFFRDTILRIPVVGQWWLPVASNDSGIGWLMCEADRQVSGRERENAEKQFEGQRDFLQYCLDARYSDGSSLTPVQKRAHVTLLIQAGADTTGTGMGSTLRFILTNPAVLARVRSEIEDAEASGLLSTPIRYDETREHLPFFVACIKESLRLNPPAPNLFPRIVPKGGKVIDGHFVPAGTEVTNNAWTIQRNKDFYGADAEEFKPERWMENEQRSFRLEAAQFTFGAGPRVCLGKEVAMLEMHKLLPEIIRRFDMEVKHPGKYIVNGGVAYNVGFLVNMTTRNIAP from the exons ATGCTAGTCTTTTCCACGCCATCTTCTATGAAAGATATATACCGAGATCAACAATTGAATCTCAAGTCCGGATTATATGGTACAGGGGCTCTGGGACCCCCGTCCCTTGTTACGACTTTGGAAGGTGACCAGCATCGTGGCTTACGCAAAGCTTTGGCAAATGCACCATGGACTATCGGCCCGCTAAAGAACGCCTGGGAGTCACGCTTCGACGACCAAGTCTCACTCTTCATCAAGAAGATGAACGAACATGCAGAGGCCAATCGTACCATATGCATCTCAGACAAGGTAGCCCATTTCGCCGCTGACATACTGGGCATGATCTCATTTTCACATCCATTCGGCAGTGTCGAGAACCAACGCGACGAGAAAGAGCTTCTGGCGAATTTCCGCAAAGGCCTCACTTTCTTTGGCTTTGCAGGGAGGAGTCGCTTCTTCAGGGATACCATACTGCGCATTCCCGTCGTGGGACAGTGGTGGCTACCAGTTGCTTCGAATGATTCAGGGATAGGATGGCTGATGTGCGAAGCGGACCGTCAGGTATCTGGTCGCGAAAGGGAGAACGCCGAGAAGCAGTTCGAGGGCCAACGCGACTTTTTGCAATA CTGCCTTGATGCCCGTTATTCGGACGGCTCTTCATTGACTCCTGTACAGAAGCGTGCTCATGTCACACTTCTAATTCAAGCGGGTGCAGACACTACCGGTACTGGAATGGGCTCGACACTTCGGTTCATTCTTACTAATCCGGCGGTTCTCGCAAGAGTACGCAGTGAAATAGAGGACGCGGAAGCAAGTGGACTCCTTTCGACCCCGATTCGCTACGATGAGACACGCGAACATCTCCCCTTCTTTGTGGCATGCATCAAAGAAAGCCTTCGGTTAAATCCACCGGCTCCAAATCTTTTTCCAAGAATCGTTCCCAAGGGAGGTAAAGTCATCGACGGGCACTTTGTACCAGCAGGAACAGAGGTCACGAACAACGCGTGGACTATACAGAGAAACAAGGATTTCTACGGTGCAGACGCTGAGGAATTTAAGCCTGAGCGATGGATGGAAAACGAACAAAGGAGCTTCCGGCTGGAGGCTGCTCAATTCACATTCGGGGCGGGGCCTAGGGTGTGCCTCGGTAAAGAGGTCGCTATGCTAGAGATGCACAAATTGCTTCCGGAG ATTATCCGTCGTTTTGACATGGAGGTCAAGCACCCGGGCAAGTACATTGTCAATGGTGGAGTCGCGTACAATGTCGGCTTTCTAGTGAACATGACAACCAGGAACATTGCGCCCTAA
- a CDS encoding Cfa, Cyclopropane fatty acid synthase and related methyltransferase, with amino-acid sequence MSSNTSEDNFEWVETPPAPSPTTPEFDCGVKTTSYPTIANAPLPAEGSGRDSFNNYVLISLLVGIPAYITWSWGMGFKTWVFLALVLCLPILGPFWWLTSEFAPRKNEKAKLPGKPIEHYLKFHKAEDRDAYYGKKQIPIETFQEKYFDGDIELNGDMLDILEWRHDWSKPRFTLGLIKHFLFGMIPEMIVHSRSQDEEQVRDHYDRGDDFYGWFLGPRMIYTSGIISDINKEESLEQLQDNKMSVVCEKIGLKEGEKMLDIGCGWGTLTRFASVNYGAHVTGVTLGRNQTAWGNNGLRKSGIQEDQSNILCMDYRDIPLPPGGYNKITCLEMAEHVGVRHLSSFFRQVYDMLDDDGVFFLQIAGLRKAWQFEDFTWGLFMNKYIFPGADASTPLGFVIDTLEGAGFEVKMVDTIGVHYSATLWRWYRNWLANKDKVVAKYGIRWFKIWEYFLAYSTIASRQGTATCFQITCVKNLNAVHRIDGIETQFSLSAALAASRAKLAAKAQ; translated from the exons ATGAGCAGCAATACCTCCGAGGATAACTTTGAGTGGGTTGAGACGCCGCCGGCGCCCTCACCCACGACGCCCGAGTTCGACTGCGGCGTCAAGACAACGTCG TACCCGACCATTGCCAATGCTCCTCTGCCTGCAGAAGGTTCGGGCCGCGACTCGTTCAACAACTATGTTCTCATTTCGCTGCTGGTGGGCATCCCCGCCTACATCACATGGAGCTGGGGCATGGGCTTCAAGACGTGGGTCTTCCTAGCCCTTGTCCTGTGTCTGCCCATCCTGGGTCCCTTTTGGTGGCTCACGTCCGAATTCGCGCCCCGCAAGAACGAAAAGGCCAAACTGCCCGGCAAGCCCATTGAGCACTACCTCAAGTTTCACAAGGCCGAAGACCGTGACGCCTACTACGGCAAGAAGCAAATCCCCATCGAGACATTCCAGGAAAAGTACTTTGACGGTGACATTGAGCTCAATGGCGACATGCTCGACATTCTCGAATGGCGTCACGACTGGTCCAAGCCCCGCTTCACCCTCGGACTGATCAAGCACTTCCTCTTTGGCATGATTCCCGAGATGATTGTCCACTCACGATCCCAAG ACGAAGAGCAGGTACGCGACCACTACGACCGCGGTGACGACTTCTACGGCTGGTTCCTCGGTCCACGCATGATCTACACGTCGGGCATCATCTCCGACATCAACAAGGAAGAGAGCTTAGAGCAACTCCAGGATAACAAAATGTCTGTTGTTTGTGAGAAGATTGGCTTAAAAGAGGGCGAGAAGATGCTCGACATTGGCTGCGGATGGGGAACACTCACCAGGTTCGCTTCCGTCAACTACGGTGCGCATGTGACTGGTGTTACTCTTGGCCGTAATCAGACCGCGTGGGGCAACAATGGCCTCAGGAAGTCTGGAATCCAAGAGGACCAATCCAACATTCTCTGCATGGACTACCGCGACATACCACTCCCCCCCGGTGGCTACAACAAAATCACCTGTCTCGAAATGGCCGAACACGTTGGTGTCCGCCACTTGAGCTCCTTCTTCCGCCAGGTTTACGACATGCTTGACGATGACGGTGTCTTCTTCCTCCAGATCGCTGGTCTCCGTAAAGCTTGGCAATTTGAGGACTTCACTTGGGGTCTCTTCATGAATAAGTACATTTTCCCTGGTGCCGACGCTTCTACCCCTCTCGGCTTCGTCATCGACACCCTTGAGGGTGCTGGCTTTGAAGTGAAGATGGTGGATACTATTGGTGTGCACTACTCCGCTACTCTCTGGCGCTGGTACCGTAACTGGCTCGCCAACAAGGACAAGGTCGTTGCCAAGTATGGCATCCGGTGGTTCAAG ATTTGGGAATACTTCCTCGCATATTCCACGATTGCTTCTCGCCAAGGTACCGCCACGTGCTTCCAAATCACTTGCGTCAAGAACCTCAACGCCGTCCACCGTATCGACGGTATTGAGACACAGTTCAGTCTATCtgccgctcttgctgctaGCAGAGCGAAGCTTGCGGCGAAAGCGCAGTAA
- a CDS encoding XynA, Beta-1,4-xylanase, protein MHIPYLATALALTGLVAATPIEPRQAAQLNPAIRARGRSYVGTSLTIRNDATEQGIIKSTEFGSITPENAMKWDATEPSQGAFTFSSADAVANFATANNKELRCHTLVWYSQLPSWVSQINNNATLISVMQNHITTLVTRYKGKCTHWDVVNEALNEDGTYRNDVFLRVIGEAYIPMAFKMAAAADPNAKLYYNDYNLEDGGAKHAGAMKIVKLVQSYGVKINGVGFQAHLASESTASAGPLPSLAVLTKSLQDVANLGVDVAYTELDIRCTLPATSAKLAVAATAWARVAQSCLNVKQCVGITLWGVSDKYSWIPGIFKTEGSALLWDANFAKKPAYTSFLNVLNGQSVTSK, encoded by the exons ATGCATATCCCTTACCTTGCCACAGCGCTGGCACTCACCGGCTTAGTTGCAGCCACGCCAATCGAACCACGTCAAGCAGCTCAGCTCAACCCAGCCATCCGGGCCAGAGGCCGAAGCTACGTCGGGACCTCCCTCACAATCCGCAATGATGCCACGGAGCAGGGAATCATTAAGAGTACAGAATTTGGGTCTATCACGCCGGAGAATGCGATGAAGTGGGACGCTACGGAGCCGAGTCAGGGAGCATTTACTTTTAGTAGTGCAGATGCTGTTGCGAACTTTGCGACAGCAAATAACAAAGAG CTTCGCTGCCATACACTGGTCTGGTATAGTCAGCTACCCAGCTGGGTCAgccagatcaacaacaacGCAACGTTGATTAGTGTCATGCAAAACCACATCACAACACTCGTTACCAGGTACAAGGGTAAATGTACACACTGGGACGTTGTCAACGAAG CACTCAACGAGGACGGGACCTATAGAAACGACGTATTCCTAAGGGTCATTGGCGAAGCCTACATCCCCATGGCCTTCAAAATGGCCGCTGCTGCCGACCCAAACGCTAAACTCTACTACAACGACTACAATCTCGAGGACGGAGGCGCCAAACACGCTGGCGCTATGAAGATTGTTAAGCTCGTTCAATCCTATGGCGTGAAAATCAACGGCGTCGGTTTCCAAGCTCACTTGGCATCCGAGTCGACGGCGAGTGCAGGACCGTTGCCCAGCCTCGCAGTTTTGACCAAGTCGCTCCAAGATGTTGCTAATCTAGGGGTCGACGTCGCGTATACTGAACTGGATATCAGGTGCACTTTACCGGCTACCAGTGCCAAGTTGGCGGTTGCTGCGACTGCTTGGGCCAGGGTTGCGCAGTCATGCCTCAATGTCAAACAATGCGTTGGTATCACCCTCTGG GGCGTTTCGGACAAGTACTCTTGGATTCCGGGCATTTTCAAAACAGAAGGGTCTGCCCTTTTGTGGGACGCGAATTTTGCGAAGAAGCCTGCTTACACCTCGTTTTTGAACGTGTTGAATGGACAGTCTGTTACTTCAAAGTGA
- a CDS encoding DUF3812 multi-domain protein, which translates to MATTTTANAPPTSGSMPMKTTEEAGPPRFPADTKMHCPDPSAHQPKSSALQNQASAAALYSHNPPSTLKTNASRSSTNLLGADGKLSSASAATSLKYAKAQDLPSYPVIGIDTKSSAGAAALLADQNKKSPARWKPEQSSAAGKAALIANGYKMAPAWRPEASTAGSKAALLAHRDAVKTNAWQPEASSDGHSAATIAMRKKAPGPNVDHGYTDQSRKNAFTAATDAHSASRRLRSQSNPTLPPLYPDAHNSAKNALGAATLAHSASTRAKPQVSVVDSNRHGHGAMEAARIQHAKSISRDMYTSTPSVSLETEEKKRNDALRASAISMAKKIYDVQQQNIDVASGRSAARTGATAAHSQQPATGEADIKQQAMRYIGIQEAAQKLAQERLAKIGFDENAAYRSYYGYEQPTRSKLSMRRGRNRAHSASETAAGETSDSDEDDFRSRRIRSQMEQFNKQLADVDAKKRENDRKSLLAAAQRRVQAQMQGMDKKIYDETGRMSSTMIDEWDEKARKRAVANSEARMENHGRVHIGNGKWMDQADIDAIAQARIQPTLDEITEKTEKRLAEDEKRRAEEEERRLDMEHEKRRIKTEKERAAEIKAEEKQGREEEKRVAKARAIEEKTAAKQEKEAEKKRIEEDKLAREQHKSNDVPVAEDVDNDGLYNEPTLSTEARNTPGHEAADMTSPTSPGSSKGFKSLLSKLKRRSKHSSTDGSEDNTKEKETAFVGGAALRNPASKDPSQSHSSTSTVLPGRAVESHVSAEVDRSTEANLTKPVYVPHVDNTDGDRYSDVSSLSSDGDEFDMVRGRLTKRVVSGSTDMSGAETFEEARDHFDENLVPPPAFGSEVATARKGSPSRESKFQEVGL; encoded by the exons ATGGCGACTACGACTACAGCAAATGCGCCCCCCACTTCTGGCAGTATGCCAATGAAGACAACGGAAGAGGCGGGTCCACCGCGATTCCCTGCTGACACCAAGATGCACTGTCCTGACCCATCGGCGCATCAGCCAAAGAGCAGCGCATTACAAAATCAGGCATCCGCAGCTGCGCTGTACTCACACAACCCGCCTAGCACCCTCAAGACAAACGCGTCGCGGAGCAGCACAAACCTGCTCGGGGCCGACGGCAAGCTTTCCTCCGCAA GCGCTGCCACCAGTCTCAAGTACGCAAAAGCGCAGGATCTTCCCAGCTATCCCGTCATTGGCATCGACACCAAGTCGTCTGCTGGCGCCGCCGCTTTACTGGCTGATCAAAACAAGAAGAGCCCAGCACGATGGAAACCCGAACAGTCGTCGGCGGCAGGTAAGGCAGCATTAATCGCAAACGGCTACAAGATGGCCCCAGCATGGCGACCAGAGGCTAGTACGGCTGGCTCAAAGGCAGCTCTACTTGCCCATAGAGATGCTGTTAAGACGAACGCATGGCAGCCTGAGGCTAGCTCCGACGGTCATTCGGCTGCGACTATTGCAATGCGCAAGAAAGCACCCGGTCCCAACGTCGATCATGGATACACAGACCAGAGCAGGAAGAACGCTTTCACTGCAGCCACGGATGCTCACTCTGCTTCGCGACGGCTGCGCTCTCAGTCTAACCCAACACTCCCGCCACTGTATCCAGACGCTCATAACTCGGCAAAGAATGCATTAGGCGCAGCGACACTTGCACACAGCGCATCCACGCGAGCCAAACCACAGGTCAGTGTAGTTGATTCCAATCGCCATGGCCACGGCGCGATGGAGGCAGCTCGTATACAGCATGCGAAGAGCATATCGCGGGACATGTACACCAGTACCCCTTCTGTATCGCTGGAGACAGAAGAAAAGAAGCGCAACGACGCTCTTCGTGCGTCTGCCATCTCCATGGCCAAGAAGATCTACGATGTACAACAGCAGAATATCGATGTTGCATCTGGAAGATCTGCCGCGCGTACAGGTGCAACTGCTGCTCATAGTCAGCAGCCAGCAACTGGCGAGGCTGATATTAAGCAACAAGCGATGCGCTATATTGGTATCCAGGAAGCTGCTCAAAAGCTGGCCCAGGAAAGACTGGCCAAAATTGGATTTGATGAGAATGCGGCGTACAGAAGTTATTATGGCTATGAACAGCCAACTCGCTCAAAGCTCAGTATGCGCCGTGGCCGCAATCGTGCACACAGTGCATCAGAGACTGCAGCTGGAGAAACATCAGATTCGGACGAAGATGATTTCCGTTCGAGGCGCATTCGCTCGCAAATGGAACAGTTCAACAAGCAGTTGGCTGATGTGGACGCAAAGAAACGTGAGAATGATCGCAAGTCTTTGCTTGCTGCGGCCCAGCGCAGAGTTCAGGCTCAGATGCAGGGCATGGACAAGAAGATCTACGACGAGACCGGCAGAATGTCGTCTACCATGATCGACGAATGGGATGAAAAGGCCCGTAAACGTGCCGTTGCTAACTCGGAGGCTCGTATGGAGAATCATGGCAGAGTGCATATTGGCAACGGCAAATGGATGGACCAGGCGGACATTGATGCTATTGCTCAGGCCAGAATTCAACCCACTCTAGATGAGATTACCGAGAAGACCGAAAAGCGTTTGGCCGAGGATGAGAAACGGCGGGCTGAAGAAGAGGAGCGTCGGCTTGATATGGAACATGAGAAACGCCGCATTAAGACTGAGAAAGAGCGTGCTGCCGAAATCAAGGCCGAAGAAAAGCAGGGGAGGG AGGAAGAGAAGAGGGTCGCTAAAGCACGAGCTATTGAGGAGAAGACTGCGGCAAAACAAGAGAAGGAAGCTGAGAAAAAGAGAATAGAGGAGGATAAATTGGCTAGAGAACAACACAAGTCGAACGATGTTCCAGTCGCTGAAGACGTCGATAACGATGGCTTGTACAACGAGCCGACGCTTTCCACCGAAGCCCGAAATACACCCGGACATGAAGCTGCCGACATGACCTCACCGACGTCACCTGGATCCTCGAAAGGATTCAAATCGCTCCTTAGCAAGCTAAAGCGGCGATCGAAGCACTCATCCACAGATGGGTCCGAGGATAATACCAAAGAAAAAGAGACGGCTTTCGTCGGTGGTGCAGCACTTCGGAATCCTGCATCGAAGGATCCATCGCAGTCACATTCATCTACAAGCACTGTTCTGCCAGGGAGGGCTGTAGAAAGCCATGTGTCCGCCGAGGTAGATCGATCAACAGAAGCAAATCTCACCAAGCCCGTATATGTCCCTCATGTTGACAATACTGATGGAGACCGTTACTCGGATGTTTCTTCCTTGTCAAGCGATGGAGATGAGTTTGACATGGTTAGGGGTCGCTTAACAAAACGCGTTGTTAGCGGAAGTACAGACATGTCTGGAGCGGAAACTTTCGAGGAAGCCAGAGACCACTTTGATGAAAACCTCGTACCACCTCCAGCATTTGGCTCTGAGGTGGCGACTGCACGAAAAGGAAGTCCCAGTCGCGAGTCGAAGTTCCAAGAAGTCGGACTATAG
- a CDS encoding Protein tyrosine-serine phosphatase produces the protein MIELQTPLKSILNFRDVGQFVNENAETVRLQTGLLYRSARPDEASFQDRQRLLNEYRVKSIIDLRTKTEHIEQAQKHEARIKASAAVPQTNKDVAEPLQITGIDYHEINFNGSAFSRMLLSKLSWFEFFKLAGLMILGYRKDAIKILAPHMEGMGLIGLAQQSLDVCTREVTQVFDLLGIEDSWPVLIHCTQGKDRTGLIVMLVLWLLQVDQAIIDKDYRLSEPELEPEMEGRLKEMASIGLSEQFAVCPPDVVNSTYSHIVEKYGSVEQYLEKAGVAKNKVDFVKKKLRADAS, from the exons ATGATCGAATTACAGACACCTCTCAAGAGCATACTCAACTTTCGCGATGTCGGCCAGTTTGTCAATGAGAACGCAGAAACAGT TCGTCTCCAAACCGGTCTGCTGTACCGAAGTGCGCGCCCTG ACGAGGCCTCCTTTCAGGACAGACAAAGGCTGTTAAACGAGTACAGGGTGAAGAGCATCATTGATCTACGAACAAA AACAGAACACATTGAACAAGCACAAAAGCACGAGGCGAGGATTAAAGCCTCAGCAGCCGTACCCCAGACGAACAAGGATGTTGCAGAGCCTTTACAGATTACCGGCATTGACTATCACGAGATCAACTTCAATGGGTCGGCATTCTCTCGGATGCTCCTCTCCAAGCTCTCTTGGTTCGAGTTTTTCAAGCTGGCAGGTCTCATGATACTTGGGTACCGCAAGGACGCAATCAAGATTCTAGCACCTCATATGGAGGGCATGGGATTAATTGGGTTGGCCCAGCAATCTTTGGATGTATGCACGCGCGAAGTCACGCAGGTCTTCGATCTGTTGGGAATCGAAGATAGTTGGCCAGTCCTAATTCATTGCACGCAGGGCAAGGACCGCACGGGGCTTATAGTGATGCTCGTCCTGTGGTTGCTTCAAGTCGACCAGGCAATCATTGACAAAGACTATCGACTATCCGAGCCGGAACTGGAGCCAGAGATGGAGGGAAGACTAAAGGAGATGGCGTCAATTGGCTTGTCGGAGCAGTTTGCTGTCTGTCCCCCGGATGTGGTGAACAGTACATACTCTCATATCGTGGAGAAGTACGGCAGTGTTGAGCAGTACTTGGAGAAAGCTGGTGTAGCCAAGAACAAAGTGGACTTTGTGAAGAAGAAGCTACGAGCGGATGCGTCGTAG
- a CDS encoding GCD11, Translation initiation factor 2, gamma subunit (eIF-2gamma GTPase): MESESDHEHRDEESMSEQEEIEETKPKSALKKGREPAAPVERPELPEQPDPSTLDLTTLNPLSPEIISRQATINIGTIGHVAHGKSTVVKAISGVQTVRFKNELERNITIKLGYANAKIYQCDNVECPRPTCYRSYKSDKEVDPACEREGCGGRYRLKRHVSFVDCPGHDILMSTMLSGAAVMDAALLLIAGNETCPQPQTSEHLAAIEIMKLNHIIILQNKVDLMREDSAASHYESILKFIRGTVADGSPIIPISAQLKFNIDAINEHLISKIPVPVRDFSAKPHMIVIRSFDVNKPGAEIDELKGGVAGGSILTGVLKLGDEIEIRPGIVSKDSAGKIQCKPIFSRVVSLFAEHNDLKFAVPGGLIGVGTRVDPTLCRADRLVGFVLGLRGHLPNIYTELEVNYFLLRRLLGVKTADGKQAKVAKLAKNEVLMVNIGSTATGAKVIAVKADAARLSLTSPACTEIGEKVALSRRIEKHWRLIGWANIVAGNILQPIVD; encoded by the exons ATGGAGTCCGAGTCCGACCACGAGCACCGCGATGAGGAGAGCATGTCCGAACAAGAGGAGATTGAGGAGACGAAGCCAAAGTCTGCACTCAAGAAGGGCCGGGAACCGGCGGCGCCTGTAGAACGTCCAGAGCTCCC CGAGCAACCAGATCCAAGCACCCTCGACCTTACGACGCTTAACCCATTGTCGCCTGAGATCATCTCCCGTCAAGCTACAATTAACATTGGAACAATTGGCCACGTGGCCCACGGAAAGAGTACCGTAGTAAAGGCCATTTCCGGCGTACAGACTGTTCGTTTCAAGAACGAACTCGAAAGGAATATCACCATCAAGCTTGGTTACGCGAACGCGAAGATCTACCAATGCGACAACGTAGAGTGCCCGCGTCCTACATGCTATCGGTCATACAAGAGCGACAAGGAGGTCGATCCGGCCTGTGAGCGTGAGGGATGCGGAGGACGATACCGACTCAAGCGCCACGTCTCCTTTGTCGACTGTCCCGGTCACGATATTCTCATGAGCACCATGTTATCAGGTGCTGCCGTCATGGATGCTGCGCTGTTGCTCATTGCCGGAAATGAAACTTGCCCGCAGCCGCAGACCAGTGAACATCTTGCCGCTATCGAGATCATGAAGCTGAACCACATCATTATTCTCCAGAACAAAGTCGACCTGATGCGGGAAGACAGCGCTGCGTCGCACTACGAGTCGATCCTCAAATTCATTCGAGGAACCGTGGCTGATGGCTCGCCCATCATTCCCATCTCGGCGCAGTTGAAGTTCAACATTGACGCCATCAACGAGCATCTCATCAGCAAAATCCCCGTCCCAGTACGAGATTTCTCTGCAAAGCCACACATGATTGTCATTCGATCATTCGACGTCAACAAGCCCGGTGCTGAGATTGACGAGCTGAAGGGTGGTGTTGCTGGTGGCAGTATTTTGACTGGTGTGCTGAAGCTGGGAGACGAGATTGAAATCAGGCCCGGCATTGTATCAAAAGACAGCGCTGGAAAGATTCAGTGCAAGCCCATCTTCTCAAGAGTAGTATCTCTATTTGCTGAGCACAACGATCTGAAGTTTGCGGTTCCGGGAGGATTGATTG GTGTCGGTACACGCGTCGATCCTACGCTGTGCCGTGCGGATCGTCTTGTCGGCTTCGTCCTGGGTCTTCGTGGCCACCTGCCGAATATCTACACTGAACTTGAGGTCAACTACTTCCTTCTCCGCAGACTACTCGGCGTGAAGACGGCCGACGGCAAGCAGGCCAAGGTGGCCAAGCTTGCAAAGAACGAAGTCCTT ATGGTCAACATCGGTTCAACCGCTACTGGTGCCAAGGTTATCGCTGTCAAGGCTGATGCCGCACGCCTATCCCTGACCTCACCCGCATGCACAGAGATCGGTGAGAAGGTAGCCCTGTCCCGACGTATCGAAAAGCACTGGCGCCTCATCGGCTGGGCCAATATTGTAGC TGGTAACATCCTCCAACCTATCGTCGATTGA
- a CDS encoding INSIG domain containing protein — MAEDAPSKMNAAQAPLHIHRPVPRRHFDSYKDAAHSPTHDFLQSTPPSARENRGSADFLAQLNARLLRTCNSRNDESEEAERERTLPPRNKSVLNMSSTLSGIYDETGESTTGDQSMAETPWGTGAETPAHMAMGFHAYEPGMGSPDGGRSLKNQARGVASTRQTEGKAHDHTARQPRRGIWKYAVILGKLAALYAFGVIYGIIVSHLHETRQLAPVHVDGVGRESRTYLASWGLFGVALGSLLPYVDLVWDVQKRASQTDEKEVETHDSPISEQINDVVRSVAAFLGIAFAIRRLPWQSTLQLTLTLALVNPALWYILDRSKPGLSVSLTVTSILTSFIFLSNPNVLPSPSLPPTTNATQVPSMSDSTHMQGRPSTVAPMGQEFFAGMISYESLAVVTWVGSVLFCSCVCFGSIGRRLAVLEQSGWKGA, encoded by the exons ATGGCAGAAGACGCTCCTTCGAAGATGAATGCGGCACAAGCTCCGCTGCACATTCACCGCCCCGTCCCGCGCCGCCACTTCGACTCGTACAAGGACGCTGCGCATTCACCAACACACGACTTTTTGCAATCCACGCCGCCCAGCGCACGCGAGAACCGCGGATCAGCCGACTTCCTCGCTCAGCTCAACGCACGTCTGCTGAGAACGTGCAACTCGCGCAATGACGAATCGGAAGAGGCGGAGCGCGAAAGGACCCTGCCGCCGCGGAACAAGAGCGTGTTGAACATGAGCAGCACCTTGTCTGGCATCTACGACGAGACGGGCGAGAGTACAACCGGGGACCAGAGCATGGCGGAAACGCCGTGGGGGACGGGCGCAGAGACGCCCGCGCACATGGCCATGGGCTTTCACGCCTACGAGCCTGGTATGGGCAGTCCTGATGGCGGTCGGAGTCTCAAGAACCAGGCCAGGGGAGTAGCAAGCACACGCCAGACCGAGGGAAAGGCACATGACCACACTGCCAGACAACCGCGACGGGGCATCTGGAAGTATGCCGTCATTCTAGGCAAGCTCGCCGCCCTCTATGCTTTTGGCGTCATCTACGGCATCATTGTCTCGCACCTGCACGAAACTCGGCAATTGGCGCCGGTGCACGTTGATGGCGTCGGTCGCGAGAGCCGGACCTACCTTGCAAGCTGGGGGTTGTTTGGTGTCGCGCTGGGCAGTCTGCTACCATATGTTGACCTTGTATGGGACGTGCAGAAGCGGGCCAGTCAGACCGACGAGAAGGAGGTGGAAACGCACGACTCGCCCATCAGCGAGCAGATCAACGATGTTGTGAGGAGCGTGGCTGCTTTTCTAGGCATCGCATTTGCAATC CGACGACTTCCCTGGCAGTCTACTCTCCAGCTGACTCTCACCCTCGCCCTCGTAAACCCAGCCCTCTGGTATATTCTCGACCGTTCAAAACCAGGGCTTTCCGTCTCGCTCACTGTAACCTCCATCCTCACCTCATTCATCTTCCTCTCGAACCCGAATGTACTTCCTTCTCCCTCCTTACCACCTACCACAAATGCCACACAAGTCCCGTCTATGAGTGATAGTACACACATGCAGGGCAGGCCTAGCACAGTAGCGCCAATGGGGCAAGAGTTTTTTGCTGGCATGATCAGCTACGAGAGCCTGGCTGTGGTGACGTGGGTGGGTAGTGTCTTGTTTTGTAGCTGCGTCTGCTTTGGGAGTATAGGGCGGAGATTGGCTGTGCTAGAGCAGTCTGGATGGAAAGGGGCGTAA